AGTTATGCGTTGCGAGATTCGATAGCCGCAGTTAATTTGCCGTCAATTGAAGTCCACTTGTCCGATGTTAACCAGCGGGAAGAGTTTCGAAAACGTTCAGTCATTAAAGATGTATGTGAAAAACAAATAACCGGGTTAGGAAAAGAAGGCTACTTGAGAGCAGTTGAGTATCTTGTCGGACTTGGCGTGCTCGATAAATTGCAGGAATCAAATCGAAGTAGTGCAAACCTCGATGAAGCGTTGCGTGCCGTTGTCAAGCTGTTAGAGGAGAGCTTTCCAAAGTATACCTGGGTTGGCATCTACTTGGTTGAGGGAGATGAGCTTGTGCTTCATAATTATATTGGTAAACCTTCACCACATACCAGAATTCCGATCGGACAAGGTATTTGCGGCGCTGCGGTGCAGGAAAAGCAATCTATCATTATCGATGATGTTAACTCAGACCCCAGGTATCTCGCATGCAGTGTTGAAACTCGCTCAGAAATTGTGGTTCCTATTCTGTCGGGCAGCAAAACATTCGGTGAAATTGACATCGATAGTGATCTGGAAGCTATCTTCCATGAAGGCGATCAGGAGATCCTGGAGAAGTGTGCATCAATTTTAGCGAAATTGTTTTGATCGGATCAGTTTGCCAAAATTACATTCCCAGACATCCTTTTTGACAAAAAAGTTCTTTCATCGCTTTTTTCTTAGACAA
This genomic interval from candidate division KSB1 bacterium contains the following:
- the aroQ gene encoding type II 3-dehydroquinate dehydratase — translated: MKNLLIVHGPNLNLLGEREPEVYGNESLKELNESIDNFAEKMNLRVKCFQSNHEGALIDFIHEQRNWAHGIVINPGALTHYSYALRDSIAAVNLPSIEVHLSDVNQREEFRKRSVIKDVCEKQITGLGKEGYLRAVEYLVGLGVLDKLQESNRSSANLDEALRAVVKLLEESFPKYTWVGIYLVEGDELVLHNYIGKPSPHTRIPIGQGICGAAVQEKQSIIIDDVNSDPRYLACSVETRSEIVVPILSGSKTFGEIDIDSDLEAIFHEGDQEILEKCASILAKLF